Proteins co-encoded in one Bremerella sp. TYQ1 genomic window:
- a CDS encoding beta-ketoacyl synthase has translation MQSQVEVVITGNGLVSPIGVGNEAVWESLMQGKSGIAPLTEIAMPGYPVTFGGELTGFEGKKYVKPRKALKVMCREIQTGFAAAAIGMEQAGLEPGSVDPERLGVVYGAEMMYSDFEDLRDAYNQCIEEGWYQHDRWGPSAMSETNPLWMLKYLPNMPACHVGIYYDGRGHNNTICLEEASAINAMAEALAHLRRGTMDCMIAGATGSRLNLNVLLYRGDSLLSHRNDEPEKASRPFEKDRDGMVSSEAAAALVLETREKAEARGAKIIGKVLGAASTFGRVTPEAPISPEAIRNCVTATLRDAGITADDLACVFAHGSGNIADDPLEAAGIKSALPGVPVTALKSYYGHSGSACGAVDAAVAVLALEHGKVPATLNYDTPDPDCDLPIVHGEPLSIDKRAILILSQTRKGHCAGMVIAKD, from the coding sequence ATGCAATCCCAAGTCGAAGTCGTAATCACCGGTAACGGGCTCGTCAGCCCCATTGGAGTCGGCAACGAAGCCGTCTGGGAAAGCCTCATGCAAGGCAAGTCAGGCATTGCGCCCCTGACAGAAATTGCCATGCCAGGCTATCCAGTCACATTTGGGGGAGAGCTGACTGGCTTCGAAGGCAAGAAGTACGTCAAACCTCGCAAAGCCCTGAAGGTGATGTGCCGTGAAATCCAAACGGGTTTTGCCGCAGCCGCGATCGGCATGGAGCAAGCCGGCCTCGAACCCGGCAGCGTCGATCCGGAACGGCTCGGTGTCGTCTATGGCGCCGAGATGATGTACAGCGACTTCGAGGACCTTCGAGACGCATACAACCAGTGCATTGAAGAAGGCTGGTATCAGCACGATCGCTGGGGACCGTCCGCGATGAGCGAGACGAATCCTTTGTGGATGCTGAAGTACCTTCCGAACATGCCGGCGTGCCATGTCGGTATCTACTACGACGGCCGTGGACACAACAACACCATCTGCTTGGAAGAAGCCAGCGCGATCAACGCGATGGCCGAAGCGCTCGCGCATCTGCGACGCGGTACGATGGACTGCATGATCGCCGGCGCGACCGGTTCTCGCTTGAACTTGAACGTGCTGCTCTATCGTGGCGACTCGCTTCTTTCGCATCGCAATGACGAACCGGAGAAAGCTTCGCGTCCGTTCGAGAAAGATCGTGACGGCATGGTCAGTAGCGAAGCAGCTGCCGCGTTGGTTCTGGAAACGCGGGAAAAAGCAGAAGCTCGCGGGGCGAAGATTATTGGGAAAGTCCTCGGAGCAGCCTCGACATTTGGTCGTGTGACCCCGGAAGCTCCGATTTCGCCTGAGGCGATTAGAAACTGCGTGACAGCGACACTTCGCGATGCGGGGATCACCGCCGACGATCTAGCGTGCGTCTTCGCCCATGGAAGCGGCAATATCGCGGACGATCCGCTGGAAGCTGCAGGGATCAAGTCCGCACTTCCTGGCGTTCCTGTCACGGCCCTTAAAAGCTATTACGGGCACTCAGGTTCGGCTTGTGGTGCTGTCGATGCGGCTGTTGCCGTGTTAGCTCTGGAACATGGCAAAGTTCCTGCGACGCTGAACTACGACACGCCCGATCCTGATTGCGATCTGCCGATCGTGCATGGCGAGCCACTTTCGATTGATAAACGCGCGATCCTGATTCTCAGCCAGACGCGCAAAGGGCACTGTGCGGGCATGGTCATCGCAAAAGACTAA
- a CDS encoding fatty acid desaturase produces MSHTSDKASQAPLHCNKSEDFSMAEARKTIGDLFKPKPWVYWTDFLVCFAVGIVCFRMVRESELFSWQQITCFVISSALFYRLAMFIHELVHLRTGTMTAFRVTWNLLVGIPFLMPSFVYYTHLDHHRRKHYGTDMDGEYLPIEHEGRWQIFAFLASSFVVPILAVFRFLILTPLTWVSPRFRNWAFQHASSMVIDPKYIRPLPTKKAMRLIRLQEGLCFLWCLGILIGALTVGGYPYPFIIQAYCTGVFILTLNALRTLVAHRWHNHEGEMTFLEQLLDSVNFPSNKWVTQIWAPIGTRFHALHHMFPSLPYHAMPEAHRRLMEKLPEGSPYHRTNEYSFRHAFMDLWNRCGKAKQHKARTAKAPQVETNHAHNEMAKSA; encoded by the coding sequence ATGAGCCACACCTCCGACAAAGCCTCGCAAGCTCCTTTGCACTGCAACAAGTCTGAAGATTTCTCGATGGCCGAAGCCCGCAAGACGATCGGCGACTTGTTCAAGCCGAAGCCTTGGGTCTATTGGACTGATTTCTTGGTTTGCTTTGCCGTTGGCATTGTTTGCTTTCGTATGGTTCGCGAAAGCGAATTGTTCAGCTGGCAGCAAATTACCTGCTTCGTGATCAGCAGTGCCCTGTTTTACCGGTTGGCAATGTTCATTCACGAACTTGTCCACCTTCGCACAGGCACGATGACCGCTTTCCGCGTGACGTGGAACCTGTTGGTCGGCATTCCGTTTCTGATGCCGTCGTTCGTCTATTATACGCACCTCGACCATCATCGCCGAAAGCACTACGGCACCGACATGGATGGCGAGTACCTTCCGATCGAACATGAAGGGCGTTGGCAGATCTTCGCGTTTCTGGCTTCCAGTTTCGTCGTACCGATCTTGGCCGTCTTCCGCTTCTTGATCCTCACGCCGCTGACTTGGGTCAGCCCTCGCTTTCGCAACTGGGCTTTCCAGCATGCGTCGTCGATGGTGATCGATCCGAAGTACATTCGCCCGCTGCCAACCAAGAAAGCCATGCGATTGATTCGCCTGCAGGAAGGTTTGTGCTTTCTGTGGTGTCTGGGCATCCTGATTGGTGCTTTGACGGTGGGAGGTTACCCTTACCCGTTCATCATTCAAGCCTACTGCACCGGCGTGTTTATCTTAACGCTCAATGCACTGCGTACGCTGGTCGCCCATCGTTGGCACAATCATGAAGGGGAAATGACGTTCCTCGAACAGCTGTTGGACTCGGTTAACTTCCCCTCCAACAAATGGGTCACACAGATCTGGGCCCCTATCGGAACACGCTTCCACGCGCTGCATCACATGTTCCCTTCGCTGCCATACCATGCGATGCCAGAGGCTCACCGCCGCTTGATGGAGAAGCTGCCTGAGGGCTCGCCGTATCATCGCACCAACGAGTATTCGTTCCGGCATGCGTTTATGGATTTGTGGAACCGCTGCGGAAAAGCGAAGCAGCACAAAGCTCGGACTGCCAAAGCACCGCAAGTCGAAACGAACCACGCCCATAACGAAATGGCCAAGTCGGCGTAG
- a CDS encoding YidH family protein: protein MSEDETKPLPPSDPRVFFAAERTMLAWLRTGLAIIGVGFLVARFGLFLEMLRHPGVDISPPLISSLIGIGFVLLGATLIGVSAWQHTGFIRKMTLDQRPANYSMQLAVWVSAVVTFLGLALAIYLLLSVFTGEPIHPSTAA, encoded by the coding sequence ATGAGCGAAGACGAAACCAAACCATTGCCCCCTTCCGATCCGCGGGTCTTCTTTGCTGCCGAACGCACCATGCTGGCGTGGCTGCGAACGGGGCTGGCCATTATTGGCGTTGGCTTTCTCGTCGCGCGGTTCGGGCTGTTCCTGGAAATGCTGCGGCACCCCGGCGTCGACATTAGTCCGCCGTTGATTTCTTCGCTGATCGGTATCGGTTTCGTTTTGCTGGGAGCCACACTCATTGGCGTCTCGGCCTGGCAGCATACCGGCTTCATTCGCAAGATGACTCTCGACCAGCGACCGGCAAACTACAGCATGCAACTCGCCGTTTGGGTTTCGGCGGTCGTTACGTTCCTGGGCTTGGCTTTGGCCATCTATCTGCTGCTCAGCGTCTTCACCGGCGAACCGATCCACCCGTCGACTGCGGCTTAA